The genomic stretch ACCATGGGTCCCCGGAACCTGCCGTTTGCGTTCGCTTATGCTTTATGCCCTGCGGGTATGTATGCCCTCTGGGTACTCATCACAACAATTTCTCGCTCATCATCTATGCGGATTTACCCACACAAAATGGAAGAGAACCATTCTTTATTCCTTATAATCCGGATAATCCGGGTTCAGCGCAGTTGCCGCCACAGGAAGTTGTAGGAGATGGCCCACATGTACGCTCGCTGGCTGTTGTCCGCGGCGCCGCCGTGTCCGCCTTCGGTGTTCTCGTAATAGCGCACGTCCTGGCCCATGGCCTGCATTCTGGCCATCATCTTGCGCGCATGCCCCGGGTGGACCCGGTCATCGCGGGTGGAAGTGGTAAACAGCGTGCCGGGATATTTCACCCCTTCTTTCAGGTTGTGGTAAGGAGAATAGTTTTTCAGGAACGCCCATTCTTCGGGCTTGTCCGGGTTACCGTACTCGGCCATCCAACTGGCGCCGGCCAGCAGCTTGTTGTAGCGTTTCATGTCGAGCAGCGGCACCTGGCAGACAATGGCCTTGAACAACTCGGGGTAAAGGGTGATCATGTTGCCCACGAGCAGGCCGCCGTTGCTGCCGCCCATTGCGCCCAGGTGGTCAGGAGAGGTAATGCCGCGCTTGAACAGGTCTTTGGCGACCGCCGCAAAATCTTCAAAAGCCTTGTGCCGCTTTTCCTTTAAAGCCGCCTGGTGCCAGCGCGGCCCGTACTCCCCGCCGCCGCGGATGTTGGCCAAAACGTACACGCCGCCCGGTTCCAGCCAGGCGCGTCCCGTGGTAGCTCCGTAGCCCGGCGTCATGGGGATTTCAAAACCGCCGTATCCATACAGCAGGGTCGGGTTTTTCCCGTCCGCTTTCAGGTCTTTGCGGTTCACCTGGAAATAGGGAATTCGGGTACCATCTTGGCTGACGGTGAAATGCTGGCTCACTTCCATATCAGATGCGTCAAAAAAAGCCGGGGTAGATTTGATCTGAACGGGTGTTTCGCCAATGGTTCCCCAATACAAGCTGCTGGGGGTAAGAAACCCCGTAACGGTCATGAAGTAATCGTCGCTCTCATCGCTGTCGATGCCCCATGCTCGCGCTTCAACATTTTCCGGTGCGCCCGTGAAGACCGCCTGTTTCCATTTCCCGTCTGTGGGGGTCAAAACCACCAGCTTGCTTTTTACATCTTCCATGATGTTGAGAATCAGGTGGTTTTTTGTCCAACTGGTGCCGGAGAGCGAATTGTTTTCCGCCGGTTCATAGAGCAGCGAAAAATTCCGTTTGCCCTGCATGAAATCACTGAACTTGATGGTGATCAGGCTGCCCGAGGGGTAAGTGCTGCCTCCCGTTTGCCAGGCGCTGCGCAGGGTCACCATCAACCATTGCCGATGAACTCCGGCATTGGCGTCTTCCGGCACTTCGATGCGGACCAGTTTGCCGTCATCCTGCCTCAAAAAAACCCGGTTCTTATAGAAGGCCGGTGTCTGGTAAACGAAATGACGTTCGTAACCTTTGGTGTCGTCGTAGTAAGCGCCCACGCTCATGTCGGTTTTTTCGCCCTGGAATACGATTTCTGCTTCGGCAAGCGGGGTACCCCGTTTCCACAACTTTACGATGCGGGGGTAGCCCGAGGTGGTGAGCGTGTCCGGCCCGAAATCCGTGGCTACGTACACGGAATCCTTGTCAATCCAGCTCATGCCGCCCTTGGCTTCGGGCAAACGGAAGCCGTCTTCTACGAATGCCTTTGTTTCTATATCGAATTCGCGCACTTCGGTGGCGTCCGCGCCTCCGCGGGAGAGATTGACCAACATGTGCCGGTAACCGCCGGCTTTCAGGATATCAGCGCCTTTCCACACCCAGTTCATGTTTTCCGCCTTATTGAGGGCATCCACATCCAGTATCACCTCCCACTCGGGGTCGGCCTTGCGATACTCCTCAGGCGTGCTGCGGCGCCAGATGCCGCGGGGATGCTTTGCGTCTCTCCAGAAGTTGTAGTAGTATTCGCCGCGCTTGGAAACGAATGGGATACGGGCGTTGGAATCCATGATTTTCCGCAATTCCTCTTTCAATTGTTGAAAATCTTTTCCCGATGCCAGTTCCAGGCTGGATGCCGCGTTGCAGGCGCGCACCCAGGTCAATGCCGGCCCGCCAAGAACTTCTTCCAGCCACAGGTAGGGGTCTTCGACCTCGGTCTTTTCTTTGGCGGCGTTTGTGGCAACCGCTTTCTGTGCCGGGGCTGAAACCGCCACGGCCAACAGGCACAAAACAACACACAAAGCTCCAATCAGATTTTTCATGGCAAACCCTCCAGGGACTTGATACGCAACATTGGAGCCGCCGGTTTTCACACCTGGTGGACTATCTGCGCAGGGCGGCCTTGGAAAAGATGTGGTCCGGGATATCCGGGTTGAAGTGGATTGACTCAACCAGCATGCGCGTGCCGTCTCCGTGCTTGAGCATGTCCTTGAATGTCAGGGAACGGGCCACCCAGCGGTCATCGACCCGTTCCACTTCCTCGATGGTCACCTGTTTGAGCAGTTTACCGCTCTTGGCGTAGAGGTTCTCCCTGAGGATGATGAACCGTTCCCTGTCCACCCAGATGCGCCGCTTGTCGTAAGCCACATCGCCAGACTTCGCCTTCAGGTCCAGGATCCAGGCCGGGCGGCCCGCGATTTCTTCGCTGCCGGCGATACTTGCGTCGTAGGTGTTTTCCAGGGAGGGATCCTCCATCATGTCTTCGTAGGAGAGGTCCGAGCCCATGACGGACTGGCGCAGCATGTGGCCGCTGATGAGGATGGTGCGGTCCGTGGCCGGTGAGTAGGTCCAGAGCCGGTCGCCCAGTTTGAGCATCTTGGTGCCTTTTTCCCGCGGCGGGGAAAGGTACTCGGTAAAGGAGTCGGTGCCCCCGCGTTGCCAGGATTTGGCCACTACGGTGCGCGTGCCGCGGCGGCCGTGGATGATCATTTTCGATTCCACGATTTTGCTGTCCGCCAGGATATTGGCGTCGACGCGGCGCAGGATCTCTGCGGCGGACGGC from Candidatus Aminicenantes bacterium encodes the following:
- a CDS encoding S9 family peptidase, translated to MKNLIGALCVVLCLLAVAVSAPAQKAVATNAAKEKTEVEDPYLWLEEVLGGPALTWVRACNAASSLELASGKDFQQLKEELRKIMDSNARIPFVSKRGEYYYNFWRDAKHPRGIWRRSTPEEYRKADPEWEVILDVDALNKAENMNWVWKGADILKAGGYRHMLVNLSRGGADATEVREFDIETKAFVEDGFRLPEAKGGMSWIDKDSVYVATDFGPDTLTTSGYPRIVKLWKRGTPLAEAEIVFQGEKTDMSVGAYYDDTKGYERHFVYQTPAFYKNRVFLRQDDGKLVRIEVPEDANAGVHRQWLMVTLRSAWQTGGSTYPSGSLITIKFSDFMQGKRNFSLLYEPAENNSLSGTSWTKNHLILNIMEDVKSKLVVLTPTDGKWKQAVFTGAPENVEARAWGIDSDESDDYFMTVTGFLTPSSLYWGTIGETPVQIKSTPAFFDASDMEVSQHFTVSQDGTRIPYFQVNRKDLKADGKNPTLLYGYGGFEIPMTPGYGATTGRAWLEPGGVYVLANIRGGGEYGPRWHQAALKEKRHKAFEDFAAVAKDLFKRGITSPDHLGAMGGSNGGLLVGNMITLYPELFKAIVCQVPLLDMKRYNKLLAGASWMAEYGNPDKPEEWAFLKNYSPYHNLKEGVKYPGTLFTTSTRDDRVHPGHARKMMARMQAMGQDVRYYENTEGGHGGAADNSQRAYMWAISYNFLWRQLR
- a CDS encoding outer membrane lipoprotein-sorting protein, which encodes MKTLHAIALVIMPIGLLAQTPSAAEILRRVDANILADSKIVESKMIIHGRRGTRTVVAKSWQRGGTDSFTEYLSPPREKGTKMLKLGDRLWTYSPATDRTILISGHMLRQSVMGSDLSYEDMMEDPSLENTYDASIAGSEEIAGRPAWILDLKAKSGDVAYDKRRIWVDRERFIILRENLYAKSGKLLKQVTIEEVERVDDRWVARSLTFKDMLKHGDGTRMLVESIHFNPDIPDHIFSKAALRR